The following coding sequences lie in one Saccharopolyspora hordei genomic window:
- the argF gene encoding ornithine carbamoyltransferase, which translates to MPRHFLRDDDLSPAEQAEVLDLADQFKADPLGSDALAGPKSVAVLFEKNSTRTRLSFEVGIAQLGGHPVVVDGRMMQLGREETIEDTSRVLSRYVDAVVWRTFAQARIDAMASVSRVPVINALTDEFHPCQVLADLQTIRERHGKLAGLTLTYLGDGANNMAHSLMVGGVTAGMHVRIGAPEGFRPLDWVLDAAKARAAETGGSVELFTEPKAAVDGADVLVTDSWTSMGQENDGKDRVSPFRPFQVNGELLAATGKTGTSVLHCLPAHRGMEITDEVIDGPASAVFDEAENRLHAQKALLAWLVRRR; encoded by the coding sequence ATGCCCCGCCACTTCCTCCGCGACGACGACCTCAGCCCCGCGGAGCAGGCCGAGGTCCTCGACCTCGCGGACCAGTTCAAGGCCGACCCGCTCGGCTCCGACGCGCTCGCCGGGCCCAAGTCCGTCGCGGTGCTGTTCGAGAAGAACTCCACCCGCACCCGGCTGTCCTTCGAGGTCGGCATCGCCCAGCTCGGCGGCCACCCGGTGGTCGTGGACGGGCGGATGATGCAGCTCGGCCGCGAGGAGACCATCGAGGACACCTCCCGGGTGCTGTCCCGCTACGTCGACGCCGTCGTGTGGCGGACCTTCGCGCAGGCGCGCATCGACGCGATGGCCTCGGTCTCCCGCGTCCCGGTGATCAACGCGCTCACCGACGAGTTCCACCCCTGCCAGGTGCTCGCCGACCTGCAGACCATCCGCGAGCGGCACGGCAAGCTCGCCGGCCTGACCCTGACCTACCTCGGGGACGGCGCCAACAACATGGCGCACTCGCTCATGGTCGGCGGCGTCACCGCGGGCATGCACGTGCGCATCGGTGCCCCGGAGGGCTTCCGGCCGCTGGACTGGGTGCTGGACGCGGCCAAGGCGCGCGCCGCCGAGACCGGCGGCTCCGTCGAGCTGTTCACCGAGCCGAAGGCCGCGGTCGACGGCGCGGACGTCCTGGTCACCGACTCCTGGACCTCGATGGGCCAGGAGAACGACGGCAAGGACCGGGTCAGCCCGTTCCGGCCGTTCCAGGTCAACGGCGAACTGCTGGCGGCCACCGGCAAGACCGGCACCAGCGTGCTGCACTGCCTGCCCGCGCACCGCGGCATGGAGATCACCGACGAGGTGATCGACGGCCCGGCCAGCGCGGTGTTCGACGAGGCCGAGAACCGCCTGCACGCCCAGAAGGCCCTCCTCGCGTGGTTGGTGCGGCGACGATGA
- a CDS encoding acetylornithine transaminase, giving the protein MTGNAAGAQRWQASMMDNYGTPKLTLVRGSGAEVTDADGTTYLDFLSGIAVNALGHAHPAVVRAVTEQIGTLGHVSNLYAHEQGLALAERLLDLAGATGQGRVLFCNSGAEANEAAFKIARLTGRGKIVATHGGFHGRTMGALALTGQPTKQQPFAPMPPGVVHVPYGDVSALESEVDDNTAAVFLEPIQGENGVVVPPEGYLQAAREITARNGALLVLDEVQTGVGRTGSWFAFQRTGVVPDVITLAKGLGGGLPIGACIGIGAAGDLLHPGQHGTTFGGNPVACAAALAVLDTIAAEGLLDHVEQVGKELVTGIQQLDHPLVDGVRGAGLLIGVGLTEPVAAKVVAAGQDAGFLLNPVQPNAIRLAPPLIVRSEQVQRLLAALPALLDAAKENH; this is encoded by the coding sequence ATGACCGGCAACGCCGCCGGCGCGCAGCGCTGGCAAGCGTCCATGATGGACAACTACGGCACGCCGAAGCTGACCCTGGTCCGCGGATCGGGCGCCGAGGTCACCGACGCCGACGGCACGACCTACCTCGACTTCCTCAGCGGCATCGCGGTCAACGCGCTCGGCCACGCCCACCCCGCCGTCGTGCGCGCGGTCACCGAGCAGATCGGGACGCTCGGCCACGTCTCCAACCTCTACGCGCACGAGCAGGGCCTCGCGCTCGCCGAGCGGTTGCTCGACCTGGCCGGGGCGACCGGGCAGGGCCGCGTGCTGTTCTGCAACTCCGGTGCCGAGGCCAACGAGGCCGCGTTCAAGATCGCGCGGCTCACCGGCCGGGGCAAGATCGTGGCCACCCACGGCGGGTTCCACGGCCGCACGATGGGCGCGCTCGCGCTCACCGGCCAGCCCACCAAGCAGCAGCCCTTCGCGCCGATGCCGCCCGGTGTGGTGCACGTGCCCTACGGCGACGTGTCCGCCCTGGAGTCCGAAGTGGACGACAACACCGCCGCGGTGTTCCTGGAGCCGATCCAGGGCGAGAACGGCGTGGTCGTCCCGCCCGAGGGCTACCTGCAGGCGGCCCGCGAGATCACCGCCCGCAACGGCGCGCTGCTCGTGCTCGACGAGGTGCAGACCGGCGTCGGCCGCACCGGGTCGTGGTTCGCCTTCCAGCGCACCGGGGTGGTGCCGGACGTGATCACCCTGGCCAAGGGCCTCGGCGGCGGCCTGCCCATCGGTGCCTGCATCGGCATCGGCGCCGCCGGCGACCTGCTGCACCCCGGCCAGCACGGCACCACCTTCGGTGGCAACCCGGTGGCCTGCGCGGCCGCGCTCGCCGTGCTCGACACCATCGCCGCCGAGGGGCTGCTCGACCACGTCGAGCAGGTCGGCAAGGAGCTCGTCACCGGCATCCAGCAGCTCGACCACCCGCTGGTCGACGGGGTGCGCGGGGCCGGCCTGCTCATCGGCGTCGGCCTGACCGAACCGGTCGCCGCGAAGGTCGTCGCCGCCGGGCAGGACGCCGGGTTCCTGCTCAACCCCGTCCAGCCGAACGCGATCCGGCTGGCCCCACCACTGATCGTGCGGTCCGAGCAGGTGCAGCGACTGCTCGCCGCCCTGCCCGCGCTGCTCGACGCTGCCAAGGAGAACCACTGA
- the argB gene encoding acetylglutamate kinase — MTPGTTDRLATAAEKAGVLVEALPWLQRFHGATIVIKYGGNAMVDDELKKAFATDMVFLRLAGLHPVVVHGGGPQITSMLDRLGMEGEFRGGLRVTSPEVMDVVRMVLVGQVGRELVGLINQHGPYAVGMSGEDARLFTAERRTATVDGEAVDVGLVGDVVSVNPDAVLDLIRAGRIPVVSTVAPDADGVVHNVNADTAAGALAVALGAEKLVVLTDVEGLYTNWPDRSSLVSRLDAGQLAELLPTLASGMVPKMEACLRAVRGGVPRAHVIDGRLAHSVLLEVFTSAGIGTMVVPEQNTEEN, encoded by the coding sequence ATGACACCAGGAACCACCGACCGGTTGGCCACCGCCGCGGAGAAGGCCGGCGTGCTGGTCGAAGCGCTCCCGTGGTTGCAGCGCTTCCACGGCGCCACCATCGTGATCAAGTACGGCGGCAACGCGATGGTCGACGACGAGCTCAAGAAGGCCTTCGCCACCGACATGGTGTTCCTGCGCCTGGCCGGCCTGCACCCCGTCGTGGTGCACGGCGGCGGCCCGCAGATCACCTCGATGCTCGACCGCCTCGGCATGGAGGGCGAGTTCCGCGGCGGGCTGCGGGTGACCTCCCCGGAGGTCATGGACGTGGTGCGCATGGTGCTGGTGGGCCAGGTCGGGCGCGAGCTCGTCGGCCTGATCAACCAGCACGGCCCCTACGCGGTCGGGATGTCCGGTGAGGACGCCCGGCTGTTCACCGCCGAGCGCCGCACCGCCACCGTCGACGGCGAGGCGGTGGACGTCGGCCTGGTCGGTGACGTGGTCTCGGTCAACCCCGACGCGGTGCTGGACCTGATCCGCGCCGGGCGCATCCCGGTGGTCTCCACCGTCGCGCCCGACGCCGACGGCGTCGTGCACAACGTCAACGCCGACACCGCGGCCGGTGCGCTGGCCGTGGCGCTCGGCGCCGAGAAGCTCGTGGTGCTCACCGACGTCGAGGGCCTCTACACGAACTGGCCGGACCGCTCGTCGCTGGTGTCCCGGCTCGACGCCGGGCAGCTCGCCGAACTCCTGCCCACCCTGGCCTCGGGCATGGTCCCGAAGATGGAGGCGTGCCTGCGCGCGGTCCGCGGCGGCGTCCCGCGCGCGCACGTCATCGACGGCCGCCTCGCGCACTCCGTGCTCCTGGAGGTCTTCACCAGCGCCGGCATCGGCACCATGGTCGTGCCGGAGCAGAACACCGAGGAGAACTGA